Proteins encoded together in one Bactrocera neohumeralis isolate Rockhampton chromosome 4, APGP_CSIRO_Bneo_wtdbg2-racon-allhic-juicebox.fasta_v2, whole genome shotgun sequence window:
- the LOC126756890 gene encoding ribitol 5-phosphate transferase FKRP encodes MKVMRIRHAKLIVAVVVIANLILFYYSWKSTIWKSLTSTLMPGDAAERAASADNELGGVGAGAAGRGVGKSPRDKLKNANKHIRKSITVVFRSFYNFENDLKASIDNLLDIVPNLSVLVLLEGTPYPPVIYERNITATSGEENTVRFINLGFDVQKTPEQLNALAAIHTKYVLFLPDSVRLTSKNLLQKILREINSAMPLGAGIAARAPLKAGEVKHQQEARALLPPVGPEETVRRLVIVPFAGNMKSFSSCTQINLDLPNWTIQYVAVNSSDKCDLYLQKHAILVDVGVLKELPDPFVSPFPEMFYIQAKLAGISKTVFPQTFQDGRRLFASYHTKQRRTEIRRRQFKELYKKLQIKRIIRRSHKVISKSDTKESGGGGGSHHNLVLDTQFSSSNFSLPLVTEIDLIGCERTTKSCVGTVYNNRPFYIYLDKHTPPCCLDKLKTTFNHVLEEFENVGIRYWLDNQALRTAIETNHLHPDAYEIDISFNVNDLERSNAMKKSQNKPYVDNEGFYWIKATDGHYFKVQFSKINQIGVNLLPFEINGNEVRPSGFFGWKAKEFSADYLHPMSTVLFLGKSVMCPNNVREFLDFKNV; translated from the exons ATGAAAGTGATGCGCATACGCCACGCTAAACTAATCGTAGCCGTAGTGGTCATAGCCAATCTCATACTATTTTATTACTCGTGGAAGTCGACCATTTGGAAGAGTCTCACCTCCACGCTCATGCCCGGCGACGCAGCAGAGCGCGCCGCGTCAGCTGATAATGAGCTCGGCGGCGTTGGTGCCGGCGCCGCAGGACGTGGCGTGGGCAAATCGCCGCGCGATAAGCTCAAGAATGCCAACAAACATATACGCAAATCCATAACGGTTGTATTTCgtagtttttataatttcgaaaatgaTCTCAAAGCATCCATTGACAATCTGCTCGATATTGTGCCGAATTTGTCGGTGTTGGTGCTATTGGAGGGTACACCCTATCCACCGGTCATCTATGAGCGCAACATCACCGCCACCAGCGGCGAGGAGAACACTGTGCGCTTCATCAATCTCGGCTTCGATGTGCAAAAGACACCGGAGCAATTAAATGCGCTCGCGGCCATACACACGAAATATGTGCTATTCCTGCCGGATAGCGTGCGTTTGACGAGTAAAAATCTCTTGCAAAAGATTTTGCGCGAAATCAATTCGGCCATGCCATTGGGCGCTGGCATAGCGGCAAGAGCGCCGCTCAAGGCGGGCGAAGTGAAACATCAGCAAGAGGCGCGCGCCTTGTTGCCGCCTGTAGGTCCAGAGGAGACGGTTAGACGTTTGGTGATAGTGCCGTTCGCCGGCAATATGAAGTCGTTTAGCAGTTGTACGCAAATCAACTTGGATCTACCCAATTGGACGATACAATATGTGGCGGTCAACAGCAGCGACAAGTGTGACTTG TATTTGCAAAAGCATGCCATACTCGTGGATGTGGGCGTACTCAAGGAGCTGCCCGACCCATTCGTCTCGCCATTTCCCGAAATGTTTTACATACAGGCGAAATTGGCTGGCATTTCT AAAACTGTATTCCCACAAACCTTCCAAGATGGACGCCGACTATTCGCTTCGTATCATACGAAACAACGTCGCACTGAGATACGACGTCGGCAGTTTAAGGAACTATACAAGAAGCTTCAGATCAAACGTATCATACGCCGTTCACATAAAGTCATCTCGAAGAGTGATACGAAAGAGagcggtggtggtggcggctCACATCACAATCTCGTACTGGATACACAATTTTCCTCATCGAACTTCAGTTTGCCGCTGGTAACGGAAATCGATTTAATCGGTTGTGAACGCACCACAAAATCTTGTGTCGGCACTGTCTATAACAATCGGCCCTTCTACATTTATTTGGACAAACACACGCCCCCATGTTGCCTTGACAAACTCAAAACGACATTCAATCATGTACTCGAGGAGTTCGAGAATGTCGGCATACGTTATTGGTTGGACAATCAGGCCTTGCGTACAGCCATCGAGACGAATCATCTGCATCCGGATGCTTATGAAATCGATATCAGTTTTAATGTCAATGATTTGGAGCGTTCGAATGCGATGAAAAAGTCCCAAAATAAACCATATGTAGACAATGAGGGCTTCTACTGGATTAAGGCGACGGATGGGCATTATTTTAAAgtgcaattttcgaaaattaatcaAATCGGTGTAAATTTATTACCATTCGAAATCAATGGTAATGAGGTGAGACCAAGTGGATTTTTCGGTTGGAAAGCCAAAGAATTCTCCGCCGACTATCTGCATCCGATGTCGACGGTACTGTTTTTGGGCAAAAGTGTAATGTGTCCGAATAATGTGCGAGAATTCTTGGACTTTAAGAATGTGTAA